The following are encoded together in the Bacteroidales bacterium MB20-C3-3 genome:
- the pnp gene encoding polyribonucleotide nucleotidyltransferase — protein MNIIKKTIKLSDGREIEIETGKLAKQADGSVVVKMGKTMLLATVTCAKEAKEDVDFMPLSVEYKEKYASAGRYPGGFLKREGRPNDSEILVSRLIDRALRPLFPDDFHAEVFVTVNLISAEKEIMPDALAGLAASAALAVSDIPFNGPISEVRVARIDGKFVVNPSFTELKTADIDIMVAATIDNIMMVEGEMKEVAEADMLEAIKFAHEEIKIQCQAQMELMKEAGKEQKRAYCHETQDEELRKSVWDFCYDKCYKIATTPSAKQERTDAFEALKAEFIATLSEEDAAAKKGMITRYYHDVEKEAMRKMILNEGVRLDGRGTKDIRPIWCEVDYLPATHGSAVFTRGETQSLTTVTLGTRLDMKAVDEVLVEGSEQFVLHYNFPPFSTGDAKPYRGTGRREIGHGNLALRALKYVVPVGDENPYAVRVVSDILESNGSSSMATVCAGTLALMDAGIKIKKPVSGIAMGLISDSKSGKFAVLSDILGDEDHLGDMDFKVTGTKDGITATQMDIKVDGLSYEILEQALEQARQGRLHIMGEMMKTLSEPREDLKPHVPRIVQIVIPGDFIGAVIGTGGKVIQDIQKTTGTTITITEKDGTGVVDIFGDDQQSMEKALNWIKDITTVPEAGQVYTGKVVSILEFGAFVQILPGKEGLLHISELDWKKVDKVEDVLNIGDTVEVKLLEMDPKNGKMRLSRKVLIEKPEGYVEPERKPRPEGGRPQRPQGRSGDKSSFRR, from the coding sequence ATGAATATTATTAAGAAAACCATCAAGTTGAGTGATGGAAGGGAGATTGAAATTGAAACCGGTAAACTGGCCAAACAGGCAGACGGTTCAGTTGTAGTAAAAATGGGTAAGACAATGTTGCTTGCAACTGTCACTTGCGCAAAAGAGGCAAAAGAGGATGTTGACTTCATGCCTTTGTCTGTCGAGTACAAAGAGAAGTACGCATCTGCAGGGAGATACCCCGGAGGATTTTTAAAGAGAGAGGGTCGTCCTAACGACTCTGAAATATTAGTGTCCAGGCTTATTGACCGCGCACTGAGACCTCTTTTCCCTGACGATTTTCACGCAGAGGTATTTGTAACAGTAAATCTTATATCGGCAGAAAAAGAGATTATGCCGGACGCACTTGCAGGACTTGCAGCATCGGCAGCGCTTGCTGTAAGTGATATTCCGTTTAACGGGCCTATCTCAGAGGTGAGAGTTGCCCGTATTGATGGTAAATTTGTGGTTAACCCCTCCTTTACTGAACTTAAAACCGCAGATATCGATATAATGGTTGCTGCAACTATTGACAACATTATGATGGTTGAGGGTGAGATGAAGGAGGTAGCAGAGGCGGATATGCTTGAGGCTATCAAATTTGCTCACGAAGAGATAAAGATACAGTGTCAGGCTCAGATGGAGCTGATGAAAGAGGCAGGAAAAGAGCAGAAGAGAGCTTACTGTCATGAAACACAGGATGAGGAGCTACGCAAATCAGTTTGGGATTTCTGCTATGATAAGTGCTATAAAATAGCTACCACACCAAGTGCAAAGCAGGAGAGAACTGATGCTTTTGAGGCTCTTAAAGCCGAATTTATTGCAACTCTATCTGAAGAGGATGCTGCAGCTAAAAAAGGTATGATAACCAGATATTACCACGATGTTGAAAAGGAGGCCATGAGAAAGATGATTCTCAATGAGGGTGTAAGGCTTGATGGTAGAGGGACTAAAGATATCAGACCTATATGGTGTGAAGTTGACTACCTTCCTGCAACACACGGATCCGCTGTATTTACAAGGGGAGAGACTCAGTCTCTTACCACTGTTACTCTGGGTACCAGGCTGGATATGAAGGCTGTAGACGAGGTTCTTGTTGAGGGTTCTGAGCAGTTTGTTCTTCACTATAACTTCCCTCCGTTCTCTACAGGTGATGCAAAACCATACAGAGGTACCGGCAGGAGAGAGATAGGTCATGGTAACCTTGCACTTAGAGCTTTGAAGTATGTTGTTCCGGTAGGCGATGAAAATCCATATGCAGTAAGGGTTGTTTCAGACATCCTTGAATCAAACGGATCCTCTTCAATGGCTACTGTTTGTGCAGGTACCCTTGCACTTATGGATGCCGGTATAAAGATTAAAAAACCGGTATCAGGTATTGCAATGGGTCTGATATCAGATTCTAAGAGCGGAAAGTTTGCTGTTCTTTCAGATATACTTGGTGACGAAGATCATCTAGGAGATATGGACTTTAAAGTTACCGGAACTAAGGATGGTATTACTGCCACTCAGATGGATATCAAGGTTGACGGGCTCTCTTACGAAATTCTTGAGCAGGCACTTGAGCAGGCGCGCCAGGGTCGTCTCCATATAATGGGGGAGATGATGAAGACTCTAAGCGAGCCAAGAGAGGATCTGAAGCCTCATGTTCCTAGAATTGTACAGATTGTAATTCCGGGTGACTTTATAGGTGCTGTAATAGGTACAGGAGGAAAGGTTATCCAGGATATCCAGAAGACCACTGGAACTACAATTACAATAACAGAGAAGGATGGAACAGGTGTGGTTGACATCTTTGGTGACGATCAGCAGAGCATGGAAAAGGCTCTTAACTGGATTAAGGATATCACAACTGTCCCTGAAGCCGGACAGGTTTACACAGGAAAGGTTGTATCAATTCTGGAGTTTGGAGCATTTGTGCAGATTCTTCCTGGTAAGGAGGGACTTCTTCACATATCTGAACTGGACTGGAAGAAGGTAGACAAAGTTGAGGATGTTCTTAATATAGGTGATACCGTAGAGGTAAAACTTTTGGAGATGGACCCAAAGAACGGAAAGATGAGATTGTCACGCAAAGTCTTAATCGAAAAACCTGAAGGATATGTTGAGCCTGAGCGCAAACCACGTCCGGAGGGTGGCAGGCCACAGCGTCCGCAGGGCAGATCAGGAGATAAGAGTTCGTTTAGAAGATAG
- a CDS encoding TonB-dependent receptor, giving the protein MKKSILIVLSILLVNIGWAQTRVTGTVTSSDDGSPVPYATILIKGVRGAGANTDLDGKYTLTNVPADAVLVFSYIGYRTQEVPVGGRNVIDVILAPDALALDEVMVVAYGTATKGTFTGAASVVKSEAIRDVPTLSFENAMNGKVAGMQITTTSGQAGSTSSIRVRGVGSMNASNEPLYVVDGVPVVSGNVTQMGIYTSNNVMSTINPSDIESITVLKDAAASALYGSRAANGVIMITTKRGKLGKTSVNFKASVGITPSFATDNFEVATPEQQVEAYYENFWNADVYYRGKTNDVASANALKQLNNRFNKHGYIFTAPDNTVNSLTISGDRAGKFYNWDEVLFRTSVYQSYDLSVSGATDASNYYTSLSYTKDLGRSVINDFNRITGRVNLTQKVGKSIEFTTNINIARSNKTGFNDTRATGSNYFMQSRNLLWPLYWPTDYKTGADWTARYGSYAYNPIYYNNEWENNSRTLRISANESVTVKILPELILKSIFSYDNTQTLDHLYFSKLHFSGSSVGGSVAEMSTNMNKWVSSTTLNFNKEFAKRHNVGVLVGWEVEENKSEYVRATGTNLPSGALHTVATAGKLDASAYYWGNTMVSMLSRAEYNYDNKYYFSASYRRDGSSRLSPSARWGNFWSVAGSWRIDKEKFMQGVDLISSLRLRGSYGVNGTLPSSNYGWRSLATYGDKYMEQPGSAVSTIADANLSWETSYTSNLALEFGLFDQRLSGSVEVFNRDSKNLLQDVPISRVTGFGSTLKNVGEINNKGIEIELNGDIVKTESLNWSAGLTASYIKSTVTKLYGGQNIIWYDPTGGDSRAKFIYQEGKSTLALYGREWAGVEDETGKNLWFLNNDQTPDLMVDGRPATYNYTKASEKIIGDVHPKLFGGLNTSIEWKGISLSLNFTYKIGGYTYDAVGRDVTDDGYYWERIISKDQYDNRWTPENKTAKYPMRIAIDLEDVNQRSTRHMHKADYLRLKGMTLAYNLPKNIVSKIKLANARVYFNGTNLFTMAAYDVYDPEVNEYGTRGWEIPLGKTYTFGIDFTF; this is encoded by the coding sequence ATGAAGAAATCGATCTTGATTGTCTTGTCGATATTACTGGTTAATATCGGTTGGGCCCAGACGAGAGTCACCGGAACGGTGACCTCTTCCGATGACGGTTCTCCGGTTCCTTATGCGACCATCCTTATTAAGGGTGTTAGAGGTGCCGGTGCCAACACTGATCTGGATGGCAAGTACACCCTCACAAATGTACCTGCCGATGCAGTGCTTGTTTTTAGTTATATTGGTTATCGCACTCAAGAGGTCCCTGTAGGGGGCAGAAATGTTATTGATGTGATACTGGCTCCTGATGCACTTGCTCTGGACGAGGTGATGGTTGTTGCCTATGGTACCGCTACCAAAGGAACATTTACCGGTGCTGCAAGCGTTGTAAAGAGCGAAGCTATAAGAGATGTTCCAACACTATCTTTTGAAAACGCAATGAATGGAAAAGTTGCCGGTATGCAGATTACCACTACATCCGGTCAGGCAGGTTCTACCTCTTCTATTCGCGTAAGGGGGGTAGGGTCAATGAATGCATCAAATGAGCCTCTTTATGTTGTTGACGGAGTCCCTGTTGTTTCAGGTAATGTTACCCAGATGGGGATTTACACCTCAAACAATGTAATGAGTACAATTAATCCTTCTGACATTGAATCAATCACAGTTTTGAAGGATGCTGCTGCATCTGCTCTTTACGGATCAAGGGCTGCGAATGGTGTTATAATGATTACAACCAAGAGAGGAAAGCTTGGTAAAACCAGCGTTAACTTTAAAGCTTCTGTAGGTATTACTCCTAGCTTTGCAACCGACAACTTTGAAGTAGCCACTCCTGAGCAGCAAGTTGAAGCATACTATGAGAACTTCTGGAATGCAGATGTATACTACAGGGGAAAAACCAACGATGTTGCAAGCGCCAATGCTCTTAAACAGCTAAACAACAGATTTAATAAGCATGGTTACATTTTTACTGCTCCCGATAACACTGTTAACTCTCTTACAATTTCAGGTGACAGAGCAGGTAAATTCTACAACTGGGATGAGGTACTTTTCCGTACATCAGTCTACCAATCATATGACCTCTCTGTAAGTGGCGCTACTGATGCCTCTAACTACTACACCTCTCTCTCTTATACAAAAGACCTTGGAAGAAGTGTTATAAACGACTTTAATCGTATTACCGGCCGTGTGAATCTTACTCAGAAAGTGGGTAAATCAATTGAGTTTACAACCAATATAAATATTGCAAGAAGCAATAAGACCGGCTTTAATGATACAAGAGCTACAGGTAGCAACTACTTTATGCAGTCAAGAAACCTGTTGTGGCCTTTATACTGGCCAACAGACTATAAAACCGGTGCCGACTGGACTGCAAGGTATGGTAGCTACGCTTATAACCCAATTTATTACAATAATGAGTGGGAGAACAATTCAAGAACTCTCCGTATATCTGCAAACGAAAGTGTAACTGTTAAAATACTTCCTGAGTTAATTCTTAAGTCAATTTTCTCATATGATAATACTCAGACACTTGATCATTTATATTTCAGCAAGCTGCACTTCTCCGGTTCATCTGTTGGAGGCTCTGTAGCAGAAATGTCAACCAATATGAACAAATGGGTGTCATCTACAACTCTTAATTTTAATAAGGAGTTTGCAAAGAGACACAATGTAGGTGTTCTTGTCGGATGGGAAGTTGAAGAGAATAAATCTGAATATGTAAGAGCAACAGGAACAAATCTTCCATCAGGAGCTTTACATACTGTTGCAACTGCGGGTAAACTTGATGCAAGCGCTTACTATTGGGGAAATACAATGGTATCTATGCTTTCAAGAGCGGAGTACAACTATGATAATAAATATTACTTCTCAGCTTCATACAGAAGAGATGGTTCTTCAAGATTGAGCCCAAGCGCGCGCTGGGGTAATTTCTGGTCAGTAGCCGGATCCTGGAGAATAGACAAAGAGAAATTTATGCAGGGTGTTGATCTTATCAGCAGTCTAAGACTAAGAGGCTCTTATGGCGTAAATGGTACTCTTCCATCTTCAAATTACGGATGGCGTTCGCTTGCTACTTATGGCGACAAATATATGGAGCAACCTGGTAGTGCTGTAAGCACAATTGCAGATGCTAACTTGTCATGGGAAACAAGCTACACTTCAAACTTAGCTCTGGAATTTGGCCTGTTCGATCAAAGACTCTCCGGCTCGGTTGAGGTATTTAACAGAGATTCAAAAAACCTTCTTCAGGATGTTCCAATTTCAAGGGTAACCGGTTTTGGTTCAACTCTTAAGAATGTTGGTGAGATCAATAATAAGGGTATAGAAATTGAGTTAAACGGAGATATTGTAAAGACTGAGAGCCTTAACTGGAGTGCAGGTCTGACAGCCTCTTACATTAAATCAACTGTTACCAAGCTTTACGGAGGTCAGAATATAATATGGTATGACCCAACAGGTGGTGACTCAAGGGCTAAGTTTATATACCAGGAGGGTAAATCAACTCTGGCACTTTATGGCCGCGAGTGGGCAGGTGTTGAGGACGAGACAGGTAAAAACCTTTGGTTCCTCAATAACGATCAGACACCTGACCTTATGGTAGACGGAAGACCGGCAACATACAACTACACTAAGGCATCTGAGAAAATCATTGGTGACGTGCATCCAAAGCTATTTGGAGGTCTTAATACAAGCATTGAGTGGAAAGGTATTTCACTTTCACTGAACTTTACATACAAAATTGGAGGTTACACTTATGACGCAGTTGGACGTGATGTTACAGATGATGGTTACTACTGGGAGAGAATTATTTCAAAAGATCAGTATGACAACAGATGGACTCCTGAAAACAAAACTGCAAAATATCCTATGCGTATAGCAATTGACCTGGAGGATGTTAACCAGAGAAGTACCAGACATATGCATAAAGCAGACTACCTGAGACTTAAAGGCATGACCCTGGCATATAATCTTCCTAAGAACATTGTAAGCAAGATTAAACTGGCAAATGCAAGAGTATATTTCAACGGTACTAACCTCTTCACAATGGCTGCATACGATGTATACGATCCTGAAGTTAACGAATATGGTACAAGAGGCTGGGAGATTCCACTCGGCAAGACTTATACATTCGGTATTGATTTTACATTCTAA
- the glp gene encoding gephyrin-like molybdotransferase Glp, whose amino-acid sequence MIPFSEALNIVKHNTIKPGYENVPLSAASGRYLAETIYADRDTPPFNKSAVDGFACRGEDLGEKLEIVETIPAGYEPSVKVEKGKCSRIMTGAMLPEGADTVVMVEDCVVEDNYMHFRGGKGRDNICMRGEDMSSGSIAIPSGTLINAAHIAILASMGISSPLVCKKFKIGVLSTGDEIIEPEATPSRVQIRNSNGWQLYAQTLSAGADAEYLGIARDDREDVKTMITEGFRNNDVLIITGGVSMGDFDYVPDTLESLGFTILFDKVAVQPGKPSTFAVKKDESGEVSKVVFALPGNPVSCYLQFLLLVKEWICSSSGGSSSRIWTKVPIAQEYKRKNTSRLSFIPGRISAEGEFETLSYNGSAHILAMGEATAVASVPVGRGDIKKGESVTIFILE is encoded by the coding sequence ATGATACCTTTTTCTGAAGCACTTAATATTGTAAAGCATAACACTATTAAACCGGGTTATGAAAATGTCCCCCTCTCTGCTGCGTCCGGGAGGTACCTTGCTGAGACTATTTATGCCGACAGAGATACTCCCCCTTTTAATAAATCGGCAGTTGACGGATTTGCCTGCAGGGGAGAGGATCTTGGAGAGAAACTGGAGATTGTGGAGACAATACCTGCCGGATACGAGCCATCTGTTAAGGTGGAAAAAGGCAAGTGTTCCAGGATAATGACCGGAGCAATGCTCCCGGAGGGGGCAGATACAGTTGTAATGGTTGAAGACTGCGTTGTTGAGGATAATTATATGCACTTCAGGGGAGGTAAAGGGAGGGATAATATTTGTATGCGGGGAGAGGATATGAGCAGTGGAAGCATAGCTATTCCGTCTGGTACTTTGATAAATGCAGCCCATATTGCCATCCTTGCATCAATGGGTATCTCATCTCCTCTTGTATGTAAAAAATTTAAAATTGGAGTACTCTCAACCGGAGACGAGATCATAGAGCCGGAGGCCACTCCATCAAGGGTTCAGATAAGAAACTCTAACGGATGGCAGCTTTATGCCCAGACTCTATCTGCAGGTGCAGATGCAGAATATCTTGGAATTGCCAGGGATGATAGAGAGGATGTAAAAACAATGATAACAGAGGGATTCAGGAATAATGATGTTCTGATAATTACCGGAGGTGTATCAATGGGAGATTTTGACTATGTACCTGATACTCTTGAATCTTTAGGATTCACTATTCTCTTTGACAAGGTAGCAGTTCAGCCGGGTAAGCCGAGTACATTTGCTGTGAAAAAAGATGAGTCCGGTGAAGTTTCAAAGGTTGTATTTGCTCTCCCCGGAAATCCTGTCTCCTGCTATCTGCAGTTCCTCCTTTTAGTAAAGGAGTGGATATGCTCCTCATCAGGAGGCTCATCAAGCAGGATCTGGACAAAAGTTCCAATAGCACAGGAGTATAAAAGGAAGAACACATCCAGACTCTCCTTTATACCCGGAAGAATATCTGCTGAAGGGGAGTTTGAAACTCTCTCCTACAACGGATCTGCGCATATCCTGGCTATGGGAGAGGCAACTGCTGTAGCCTCTGTGCCTGTGGGGAGAGGGGATATAAAAAAGGGTGAGTCTGTTACAATTTTTATCCTTGAGTGA
- a CDS encoding YgjP-like metallopeptidase domain-containing protein, with product MPKIYIHPEFGEITIRRARLSGRVKLAVHPINGISVTVPWLVSYSRAIAFIDEKAEWISATLLKQSRKREEEAIRLGPGKALKLITGEIPYEGFKNSSEEEIIKVIRKEAKKYLPGRVEMLAATLGFKPGRVTVRNNRTNWGSCSKSGNISLNIHLMRLSSELADFVIIHELCHLVHRNHGPGFHSLLNSLSEGRERELNRMLRRERPQVLFILENPEIT from the coding sequence ATGCCAAAAATATATATCCATCCGGAGTTTGGTGAGATTACAATAAGAAGAGCCAGACTCTCCGGAAGGGTGAAACTTGCAGTACACCCAATAAATGGTATATCGGTAACAGTTCCCTGGCTGGTAAGCTACTCACGGGCAATTGCTTTTATTGATGAAAAGGCAGAGTGGATATCGGCAACTCTTCTGAAACAGAGCAGAAAAAGGGAGGAGGAGGCAATCAGGCTGGGCCCCGGAAAAGCTCTTAAACTTATCACCGGAGAGATACCATACGAGGGGTTTAAAAACTCGTCTGAGGAGGAGATTATTAAAGTAATCCGGAAAGAGGCAAAAAAATATCTTCCCGGAAGAGTAGAGATGCTTGCCGCCACATTGGGTTTTAAACCTGGCAGGGTGACTGTAAGAAATAACAGAACAAACTGGGGTAGCTGTTCAAAATCGGGAAACATAAGCCTCAACATTCATCTGATGAGATTGTCATCTGAATTGGCTGATTTTGTAATAATTCACGAGCTGTGCCACCTTGTTCACAGAAATCACGGGCCCGGATTTCACTCTCTGCTCAACTCCCTGAGCGAAGGGAGAGAGAGGGAGCTGAACAGAATGCTCAGGAGAGAGAGACCTCAGGTTCTTTTTATTTTGGAAAATCCTGAAATCACATAA
- a CDS encoding enolase C-terminal domain-like protein: MTLTSRRNFIKSAGLLTAATALINPFDIFAQARQRVASKGGSKKMVLSFRPYDAQMRHVFTIANSSRTTTPIVLTEIEWDGMVGYGEAALPPYLGETQNSVIDFLKKVDLSRFNSPFQIQDIMAYVDSIAINNTAAKAAVDIALHDIVGKIMGQPWWKIWGFNPETTPNTSFTVGLDTEEVVKEKTREASPYKVIKVKLGRDEKTDKMMVNTIRSVTDTIICVDANQGWKDKHYALDMIHWLNERNVNMIEQPMPKLLLDEAAWVTENSPLPVIADEACQRLTDIPKLKGAYHGVNIKLMKCTGMREAREMVSLAKALHMRLMIGCMTETSCAISAAAQLAPETEWADLDGNLLISNDVYKGMLIVDGKITLNDLPGIGISKL; this comes from the coding sequence ATGACGCTTACATCAAGAAGAAATTTTATCAAAAGTGCAGGCCTGCTTACTGCTGCGACAGCTCTTATAAACCCCTTTGATATTTTTGCTCAGGCAAGACAGAGGGTTGCCTCAAAAGGTGGCAGTAAAAAGATGGTTCTCTCATTCAGACCTTACGATGCTCAGATGAGACATGTCTTTACCATTGCAAACTCATCCAGAACCACGACTCCTATAGTTTTGACCGAGATAGAGTGGGACGGAATGGTTGGTTACGGAGAAGCTGCTTTGCCCCCGTATCTTGGAGAGACTCAGAACTCCGTTATTGATTTCCTTAAGAAAGTAGATTTGTCAAGGTTCAATTCCCCTTTCCAGATACAGGATATTATGGCTTATGTTGATTCAATTGCTATTAATAATACTGCTGCTAAAGCTGCTGTGGACATAGCATTGCATGATATAGTCGGTAAGATAATGGGGCAGCCCTGGTGGAAAATCTGGGGATTTAATCCTGAAACAACACCAAACACCTCATTTACGGTAGGTCTTGATACAGAGGAGGTTGTTAAGGAAAAGACCCGCGAAGCTTCACCTTACAAAGTAATTAAGGTGAAACTGGGGAGGGACGAGAAGACAGACAAGATGATGGTAAATACAATCAGGTCGGTTACAGATACTATCATTTGTGTTGATGCAAATCAGGGGTGGAAGGATAAGCACTATGCCCTTGATATGATCCACTGGCTTAATGAGAGGAATGTGAATATGATTGAGCAGCCTATGCCTAAGCTTCTTCTGGATGAGGCTGCATGGGTAACAGAGAACAGCCCGCTTCCTGTAATTGCAGACGAAGCTTGCCAGAGGCTAACTGATATTCCTAAGCTTAAGGGTGCTTATCATGGTGTAAACATCAAACTAATGAAATGCACCGGAATGAGGGAGGCAAGAGAGATGGTTTCATTGGCAAAGGCTCTCCATATGAGGCTTATGATTGGCTGTATGACTGAGACATCCTGTGCAATATCTGCTGCAGCACAACTTGCACCGGAAACAGAGTGGGCAGACCTGGATGGGAACCTTCTTATTTCAAACGATGTTTACAAAGGAATGCTCATTGTTGATGGTAAGATAACTCTTAATGATCTGCCGGGTATAGGCATATCAAAACTCTAA
- a CDS encoding RagB/SusD family nutrient uptake outer membrane protein produces MKKINISIILMSIVLLSSCNGFLDVKPSNSAASETSITNVSDAGVAINGLMSKLATADYYGRNFIMYGDAKGGDFAIRSQGRGLDALYTFNHSATSNAYNGYWNQIYHNILQANNIILNINKLEADGKGNASLNSYKGQALTARALMYFDLVRLYGKPYNMDKASFGVPLILEPLDASAQPTRNSVEEVYTQILKDLKDAEPLLLKTISKGYMNYYSNLAIQSRVYLHMDRFDDALTVAETIINDKKYTLYTNEKWVASWSLENGSESIFELAMYVSEGDLRTGSLGYYLLRNGKITGAMGWFMASDYYLARLGEDSADVRWGIMDYDESSNTRFGSCLKYAGVDLKGDKGSTSSVNIKVIRLSEIYLTAAEAAFRKSAPDKAKAATYLNAIRKRSPNLAPATASDITLDMIINERSKELFAEGQRYFDMLRLNRTIEFNDDFISPAVQISHRTKTINRTFYKTILPIAQSEMDANPAIVSQQNPGY; encoded by the coding sequence ATGAAAAAAATAAATATTTCAATAATTTTGATGAGCATTGTTCTGCTTTCGTCTTGTAATGGTTTTCTGGATGTAAAGCCTAGCAACTCTGCTGCATCTGAGACCTCTATAACCAACGTAAGCGATGCAGGCGTTGCAATAAATGGTCTGATGAGTAAATTGGCTACTGCCGACTACTATGGCCGTAACTTTATAATGTACGGAGACGCTAAGGGTGGTGATTTCGCAATTCGCTCCCAGGGAAGAGGCCTGGATGCTCTTTATACATTTAACCACTCTGCTACATCTAATGCGTATAATGGATACTGGAACCAGATTTATCACAATATTCTCCAGGCTAACAACATTATACTAAATATCAATAAACTTGAGGCAGATGGTAAAGGAAACGCATCTCTTAATTCTTACAAGGGGCAAGCACTGACAGCCAGAGCTCTTATGTATTTTGACCTTGTCAGATTATATGGCAAGCCATATAATATGGATAAGGCATCTTTTGGAGTTCCGCTTATTCTTGAGCCGCTTGATGCATCTGCTCAACCAACAAGAAACTCTGTTGAAGAGGTGTATACTCAGATACTGAAGGACCTTAAGGATGCAGAACCGCTTCTTTTAAAGACTATTTCCAAAGGCTATATGAACTATTATTCAAATCTGGCAATACAGAGCAGGGTTTATCTGCATATGGACAGATTTGATGATGCTTTAACAGTAGCCGAGACAATTATCAATGATAAGAAGTACACTCTTTATACAAATGAGAAATGGGTGGCATCCTGGTCACTTGAAAATGGTTCAGAGTCAATCTTTGAACTTGCTATGTATGTATCAGAGGGTGACCTTCGCACAGGTTCTCTGGGCTATTATCTTTTGAGAAACGGTAAGATTACCGGTGCTATGGGTTGGTTTATGGCAAGTGACTATTATCTTGCAAGACTTGGAGAAGACTCTGCAGATGTCAGATGGGGAATCATGGACTATGATGAGTCATCTAATACCAGATTTGGTTCTTGTCTAAAATATGCCGGTGTTGATCTCAAAGGTGATAAAGGATCCACATCTTCAGTAAATATTAAGGTAATTCGTCTTTCTGAAATTTATCTTACTGCAGCAGAAGCTGCTTTCAGAAAATCTGCCCCTGATAAGGCTAAGGCTGCTACTTATCTGAATGCTATCAGAAAAAGATCACCAAACCTTGCACCTGCAACTGCATCAGACATTACTCTTGACATGATTATAAATGAGAGAAGTAAAGAGCTTTTTGCTGAAGGTCAGAGGTATTTTGATATGCTTCGTTTGAACAGGACTATTGAATTCAATGATGACTTCATCTCTCCTGCAGTTCAGATAAGCCACAGAACAAAAACAATTAACAGGACTTTCTATAAGACAATTCTGCCTATTGCACAGTCAGAAATGGACGCAAATCCTGCTATAGTGTCCCAACAAAATCCAGGTTATTAA
- the rpsO gene encoding 30S ribosomal protein S15 — MANYLTSDKKQEIFGQYGKSNADTGSAESQVALFSYRIAHLTGHLKQNKKDYSTQRSLLKLVGKRRRLLDYLKATDIERYRSIVKALNLRK; from the coding sequence ATGGCGAACTATTTAACATCGGACAAAAAGCAAGAGATTTTCGGACAATACGGAAAGTCTAATGCAGATACCGGCTCAGCAGAGAGTCAGGTAGCTTTATTTTCCTACCGTATCGCTCACCTTACCGGTCACCTTAAACAAAACAAGAAGGACTACTCTACACAGAGATCACTTCTTAAGCTGGTTGGTAAGAGACGCCGTCTTCTGGACTATCTGAAGGCGACTGACATTGAGAGATACAGAAGCATTGTGAAGGCACTTAACCTTCGTAAGTAA